The following coding sequences lie in one Saccharomonospora amisosensis genomic window:
- a CDS encoding flagellar basal body protein FliL, with product MSWQEELRKLDEELASGRLSADDYRVRRDQVLSSAVSQGEDPAASPEEQAQPTQQPPQGGQQEQGQQSQQQGEQQQDAGPTADSTQVISPVNAPADSSSERTQAVPQWQTQQPQYQQPQYQQPPQQHGMYSPAAGFQQPGPASPAGGFQQQPVSPAAGFQQPQPPQPQGPQGPQGPQQPQQPWNAPEQDQSPPWGGEFPPLAPSGSAQWTAQGPEGFDEGSGGGGKGKIFAIVGAVVVLAGIAVGAFLLWGQPDNEAAPQEQSTSQQQPTSSQAEPDPLPVGDVPGKAEDHSDVRDFSDVPDLSYLNSDELEAYERTSPGETRFAVHHLDNGNIALVLLTQVGDTAAAEEEVRSLADIQVDNGAEEVTENVPSGVAVTGYEPNGDGRSQWRAHYLSGDVLVRVEVSSEQGLDSARADFDEVLDAQTRALSADG from the coding sequence GTGTCCTGGCAGGAAGAGTTGCGCAAGCTGGACGAGGAACTCGCTTCCGGCAGACTCTCTGCGGACGACTACCGCGTTCGCCGTGATCAGGTGCTGTCCTCGGCCGTCTCGCAGGGCGAGGACCCGGCCGCGAGCCCCGAGGAGCAGGCGCAGCCCACGCAACAGCCCCCGCAGGGTGGGCAGCAAGAACAGGGGCAACAGTCACAGCAGCAGGGCGAGCAGCAGCAGGACGCGGGGCCGACCGCGGACTCCACCCAGGTGATCTCTCCGGTGAATGCTCCCGCCGATTCCTCCTCGGAGCGCACCCAGGCGGTGCCGCAGTGGCAGACCCAGCAGCCGCAGTATCAGCAGCCGCAGTACCAGCAGCCCCCACAGCAGCACGGGATGTACTCGCCTGCCGCGGGCTTCCAACAGCCGGGCCCCGCCTCCCCCGCGGGCGGCTTCCAGCAGCAGCCGGTCTCGCCCGCTGCCGGCTTCCAGCAGCCACAACCACCGCAGCCGCAAGGGCCGCAAGGGCCGCAAGGGCCACAACAGCCACAACAGCCGTGGAACGCTCCTGAGCAGGACCAGAGCCCGCCGTGGGGCGGCGAGTTCCCGCCGTTGGCGCCCTCCGGTTCGGCCCAGTGGACCGCGCAGGGCCCGGAGGGCTTCGACGAGGGCTCCGGCGGAGGCGGCAAGGGCAAGATCTTCGCGATCGTCGGTGCTGTGGTAGTGCTCGCCGGGATCGCGGTCGGCGCCTTTCTGCTGTGGGGCCAGCCCGACAACGAGGCGGCACCGCAAGAACAGTCCACGAGTCAGCAGCAGCCGACTTCGTCACAGGCCGAGCCCGATCCGCTGCCGGTGGGCGACGTACCTGGAAAGGCGGAGGACCACAGCGACGTCAGGGACTTCTCCGACGTTCCGGACCTGAGCTACCTCAACTCCGACGAGCTGGAGGCCTACGAGCGCACCTCGCCGGGTGAGACCAGGTTCGCCGTGCACCATCTCGACAACGGCAACATCGCGCTCGTGCTACTGACGCAGGTCGGCGACACCGCGGCCGCGGAGGAAGAGGTGCGAAGCCTCGCCGACATCCAGGTGGACAACGGCGCCGAAGAGGTCACCGAGAACGTACCGAGCGGCGTGGCGGTCACCGGTTACGAGCCGAACGGCGATGGGCGCTCGCAGTGGCGCGCGCACTACCTCTCCGGCGACGTGCTGGTGCGGGTGGAGGTCAGCAGCGAGCAGGGTCTCGACTCGGCACGGGCCGACTTCGACGAGGTACTCGACGCGCAGACGCGGGCGCTGTCGGCCGATGGCTGA
- a CDS encoding Fpg/Nei family DNA glycosylase, which translates to MPELPEVEAIAHHLREHAVGRIITRVDVASLTVLKTVSPSWTDLHGREVTGASRHGKHLDLECGESHLIVHLARAGWLRWSDSLPAAPPRQGKGPLALRVHLGGGGFDLTEAGTKKGLAVWIVHDPAEVPSIARLGTDALELDAAALRELLAGRTARLKTVLTDQSVIAGIGNAYSDEILHAARLSPYATAAKLPEESVERLAEAIHEVLSGAVERSVGQAVARLKGEKRSGLRVHGRAGLPCPVCGDTVREVSFADKALQYCPTCQTGGKPLADRRLSRLLK; encoded by the coding sequence ATGCCCGAGTTGCCCGAGGTCGAGGCCATCGCACACCACCTCCGCGAGCACGCGGTGGGCCGCATCATTACCAGGGTTGACGTCGCTTCGCTGACGGTGCTCAAGACCGTGAGCCCGTCCTGGACCGACCTGCACGGTCGCGAGGTGACCGGCGCGAGTCGGCACGGAAAGCACCTCGACCTCGAATGCGGGGAGTCCCACCTCATCGTGCACCTGGCCCGCGCGGGCTGGCTGCGATGGTCCGACTCGCTGCCCGCCGCGCCGCCGAGGCAGGGAAAGGGACCGCTCGCGCTACGGGTGCACCTCGGTGGAGGTGGGTTCGACCTCACCGAGGCCGGTACCAAGAAGGGGCTCGCGGTGTGGATCGTGCACGACCCCGCCGAAGTCCCCAGCATCGCGAGGCTCGGCACGGACGCCCTGGAACTCGACGCCGCCGCCCTGCGCGAACTGCTCGCGGGCCGAACGGCCCGGCTGAAAACCGTGCTCACCGACCAGTCGGTGATCGCCGGAATCGGCAACGCCTACTCCGACGAGATCCTGCACGCCGCCCGGCTTTCCCCGTACGCGACGGCGGCGAAACTGCCGGAGGAGTCGGTCGAGCGACTCGCCGAGGCCATTCACGAGGTGCTCTCCGGCGCTGTGGAGCGTTCGGTAGGGCAGGCCGTGGCCCGGCTGAAGGGCGAGAAACGCTCCGGTCTTCGAGTGCACGGCCGGGCGGGCCTGCCGTGCCCGGTATGCGGTGACACCGTGCGCGAGGTCTCCTTCGCGGACAAGGCGCTGCAGTACTGCCCCACCTGCCAGACCGGCGGCAAGCCGCTCGCCGACCGCAGGCTGTCGCGACTGCTGAAATGA
- a CDS encoding YiaA/YiaB family inner membrane protein, with product MSTQPKLSGTTNAFFVQSTISFGVALVAVSFGIAYLPVDGWVRAFLAIGMLYTVTSAFGVAKCVRDRQEVTELSSRIDQARLEKLLAEHDPFKVEG from the coding sequence ATGAGCACTCAACCCAAGCTTTCCGGCACCACCAACGCGTTCTTCGTGCAGTCGACGATCTCGTTCGGCGTCGCGCTCGTCGCCGTGTCGTTCGGGATCGCCTACCTCCCCGTGGACGGCTGGGTGCGGGCGTTCTTGGCCATCGGCATGCTCTACACCGTCACCTCGGCGTTCGGGGTGGCGAAGTGTGTGCGTGACAGGCAGGAAGTAACGGAACTGTCGAGCCGGATAGATCAGGCACGCCTGGAGAAGTTGCTCGCCGAACACGACCCGTTCAAGGTCGAAGGCTGA
- a CDS encoding FkbM family methyltransferase — protein sequence MAEQRPRPPVVACTIVARNYLPAARVLARSYLTHHPDHEFVVAVIDGTGDQSGDGYRIVKPSSFGIDTDTYLRMATAYSVTELATAVKPYLLRELRRSYPIAVYLDPDIQVFAPMPEVAELADKHAIVLTPHFTSPLPRDGKEPDDAVIMGTGIFNLGFVGVGPGSEGFLDFWADRLRHDAIVAPERQLFTDQRWVDQVPALFRHTVLTDPGFNVAYWNLHEREVVRDSDGNVTAGGRPLRFFHFSGYRPERPWLLTYHCARKPRVLLSQRPALRRLCDVYGAALKAAGYAETLDAVPYGYATFGDGTPLPPGCRRVFRDGWIAAELNGEPLPPHAFGEDGGAALREWLASPADHGQAAAGLNRLALAVWESRIDLQLAFPHPTGADSAGFRSWCESSGPVEGALPRWAMPVAAPTPEEPDEDFGVNLLGYLTAELGLGEMGRIVHDAIRHAGVEVASVLEERAVSNRTALEKPATTGEPRYGVSVLAVNADQTRVAMANHPQVMHNRYRIGLWAWELEDFPSWQHEAFQMVDEVWTVSDFCRAAFEAHTDIPVKTIPVPVRDPGEPHGKPRREGEPVTFLFAFDFNSVAQRKNPWGTVEAFRRAFGDRDDVRLVIKTINAELHPHDAERLRLAVAGDGRIRLIERYLSVEELSKLYDSSDCYVSLHRSEGFGLTVAEAMARGLPVISTAYSSTTEFLDGHTGWPIPYRMVRVGEGCYPYHADALWADPDLDAAAAAMREVADDPGAASARGAAARRHILKTRSVDAAAEWLRTELSRAHETWLARREAQRRQQPPEHPLTPMQLAKEALRWQPDPGSASRTPLAPAVRKAVLRAIDHYDVHQRRVIGTLFEGAEDTMSRLLQRIEALEGALDRGREDAAATAKRYTVTQEQLDQLAEQAPRQQRELRELRQRLDDLTDDVAARQHTIHEMFRARDRRLDNDEHAIQRLTRDVGALHEAARLRHAPVPAGADVVVCDAGMLLLPVDEVMLPWIRHHRSWEESEAALLARLAAKRPGAFLDIGAHVGYHTLRLLRSCPDVTQVVAVEADPVNAGYLRRNIAANLPSHQAALVTVLEAAAWDTDGSLVLVHAGAANSGDHRVRAQDGSGGPLVPAVRLDGNGEVMRQPVSLVKVDLQGRDHRALAGLQETLERDRPDVLCEFCPEAIAELGDDPAQVLLSYRKFGYRPSVVLAEGGVVEDEPDEALIRRAVADERSFVTLWLRPS from the coding sequence ATGGCTGAGCAGCGACCGCGGCCCCCAGTCGTCGCCTGCACGATCGTCGCGCGCAACTACCTGCCCGCGGCTCGGGTACTCGCCCGCTCCTACCTGACACACCACCCCGACCACGAGTTCGTGGTCGCCGTCATCGACGGAACCGGTGACCAGTCCGGCGACGGCTACCGCATCGTGAAGCCTTCCTCTTTCGGCATCGACACCGACACCTACCTGCGTATGGCGACCGCCTACTCGGTGACCGAGCTGGCGACGGCGGTCAAGCCGTATCTGCTTCGCGAACTGCGCCGCAGCTACCCGATCGCCGTCTACCTCGACCCCGACATCCAGGTGTTCGCACCGATGCCGGAGGTGGCCGAGCTGGCGGACAAGCACGCCATCGTGCTGACGCCACACTTCACCTCGCCGCTGCCAAGGGACGGCAAGGAACCCGACGACGCCGTCATCATGGGGACCGGCATCTTCAACCTCGGCTTCGTCGGTGTGGGGCCGGGTTCGGAAGGCTTTCTGGACTTCTGGGCCGACCGGCTGCGCCACGACGCCATCGTGGCGCCGGAGCGGCAACTGTTCACCGACCAGCGGTGGGTGGACCAGGTTCCCGCGCTGTTCCGGCACACCGTGCTCACCGACCCCGGCTTCAACGTCGCGTACTGGAACCTGCACGAACGCGAGGTCGTCCGCGACAGCGACGGGAACGTCACCGCCGGCGGCCGCCCGCTTCGGTTCTTCCACTTCAGCGGGTACCGCCCGGAGCGCCCGTGGCTGCTGACCTACCACTGCGCCCGCAAGCCGAGGGTGTTGCTGTCGCAGCGGCCCGCGCTGCGCAGGCTGTGTGACGTCTACGGGGCCGCACTGAAAGCCGCGGGCTACGCCGAGACGCTGGACGCGGTGCCCTACGGCTACGCCACCTTCGGCGACGGGACGCCGCTGCCACCGGGGTGCAGGCGGGTGTTCCGGGACGGCTGGATCGCAGCCGAGCTCAACGGCGAACCGCTGCCGCCACACGCGTTCGGCGAGGACGGGGGTGCCGCACTACGGGAATGGCTGGCCTCCCCCGCCGACCACGGCCAGGCGGCGGCCGGGCTGAACCGGCTGGCGCTCGCGGTGTGGGAGTCCCGCATCGACCTCCAACTCGCGTTCCCGCACCCGACCGGTGCCGACTCGGCAGGGTTTCGCTCCTGGTGCGAGTCGTCCGGTCCCGTCGAAGGTGCGCTTCCCCGGTGGGCGATGCCGGTGGCCGCGCCGACGCCGGAGGAACCCGACGAGGACTTCGGCGTCAACCTGCTTGGCTACCTCACTGCCGAACTCGGCCTCGGCGAGATGGGCAGGATCGTGCACGACGCGATCCGGCACGCGGGTGTCGAAGTGGCGTCCGTGCTGGAGGAGCGCGCGGTCTCCAACCGCACGGCGCTCGAGAAGCCCGCCACCACCGGTGAGCCGCGGTACGGGGTGAGTGTGCTCGCGGTGAACGCCGACCAGACGCGGGTCGCGATGGCCAACCATCCGCAGGTGATGCACAACCGGTACCGGATCGGCCTGTGGGCGTGGGAGCTGGAGGACTTCCCGAGCTGGCAGCACGAGGCGTTCCAGATGGTCGACGAGGTCTGGACCGTCAGCGATTTCTGCCGCGCGGCGTTCGAGGCACACACCGACATCCCGGTCAAGACCATTCCGGTTCCGGTCCGCGATCCCGGTGAACCACACGGGAAGCCGAGGCGCGAGGGTGAGCCGGTCACCTTCCTGTTCGCGTTCGACTTCAACAGCGTCGCGCAACGCAAGAACCCGTGGGGCACGGTCGAGGCGTTCCGCCGCGCCTTCGGCGACCGCGACGACGTCCGCCTGGTCATCAAGACGATCAATGCGGAGCTGCACCCGCACGACGCCGAGCGGTTGCGTCTTGCCGTCGCCGGTGACGGCAGGATCAGGCTCATCGAGCGCTACCTCAGCGTCGAGGAGTTGTCGAAGCTTTACGACAGCAGCGACTGCTACGTCTCGTTGCATCGCAGTGAGGGCTTCGGGCTCACGGTGGCCGAAGCGATGGCTCGTGGCCTTCCGGTGATCAGCACGGCGTACTCCAGCACCACCGAGTTTCTCGACGGGCACACCGGCTGGCCGATCCCGTACCGCATGGTGCGGGTCGGTGAGGGTTGCTACCCCTACCACGCCGACGCGCTGTGGGCCGACCCCGACCTGGACGCGGCGGCCGCCGCCATGCGTGAGGTGGCCGACGATCCAGGAGCCGCCTCCGCTCGGGGCGCTGCCGCAAGGCGGCACATCCTCAAGACACGTTCCGTCGATGCGGCCGCGGAGTGGCTGCGTACCGAGCTGAGCCGCGCCCACGAAACCTGGCTTGCCCGTCGCGAGGCGCAGCGGCGGCAACAACCGCCGGAACACCCGCTGACGCCGATGCAACTCGCCAAGGAAGCACTGCGGTGGCAGCCCGACCCGGGCAGCGCCTCCCGCACCCCGCTGGCGCCCGCGGTGCGCAAGGCCGTGCTGCGCGCGATCGACCACTACGACGTGCACCAGCGAAGGGTGATCGGCACCCTGTTCGAGGGAGCCGAGGACACGATGTCGCGGCTACTGCAACGGATCGAGGCGCTGGAGGGCGCGCTCGACCGCGGCCGTGAAGACGCGGCCGCAACCGCCAAGCGCTACACGGTCACGCAAGAGCAACTCGACCAACTCGCCGAGCAGGCGCCACGCCAGCAGCGGGAACTGCGGGAGCTGCGGCAGCGCCTCGACGACCTCACCGACGACGTGGCCGCGCGCCAGCACACCATCCACGAGATGTTCCGCGCCCGCGACCGCAGGTTGGACAACGACGAGCACGCCATCCAGCGCCTCACCAGGGACGTCGGCGCGCTGCACGAGGCGGCGAGGTTGCGGCACGCGCCCGTTCCCGCCGGTGCGGACGTCGTGGTGTGTGACGCGGGCATGCTGCTGCTGCCAGTCGACGAGGTGATGCTGCCCTGGATTCGGCATCACCGCTCGTGGGAGGAGAGCGAGGCAGCGCTGCTGGCACGGCTCGCGGCGAAGCGGCCGGGCGCGTTCTTGGACATCGGCGCCCATGTCGGCTACCACACGCTTCGGCTGCTGCGCTCCTGCCCGGACGTCACGCAGGTAGTCGCGGTGGAGGCCGACCCGGTGAACGCGGGATACCTGCGCCGCAACATCGCGGCCAACCTGCCCTCCCACCAGGCCGCACTCGTGACGGTGCTCGAGGCGGCCGCATGGGACACCGACGGCAGCCTGGTACTGGTGCACGCGGGCGCGGCCAACAGCGGTGACCACCGGGTGCGGGCACAGGACGGCAGTGGTGGTCCGCTGGTGCCGGCCGTGCGACTCGACGGCAACGGCGAGGTGATGCGCCAGCCGGTCAGCCTTGTGAAGGTGGACCTGCAGGGTCGCGACCATCGGGCACTCGCGGGGTTGCAGGAGACGCTGGAACGCGACCGTCCCGACGTGCTGTGCGAGTTCTGCCCCGAGGCGATCGCCGAACTCGGTGACGACCCCGCCCAGGTGCTGCTGTCGTACCGCAAGTTCGGTTACCGGCCGAGCGTGGTGCTCGCCGAGGGCGGCGTCGTGGAGGACGAGCCGGACGAGGCGCTGATCCGCAGGGCGGTGGCCGACGAGCGATCGTTCGTCACGTTGTGGTTGCGGCCGTCCTGA
- a CDS encoding DUF983 domain-containing protein — MNRLVQGSDGRDWVIRAQMEWRRPATADDFEHDVAASYAPGIAMGVVALTLAIVLIAWMPDDVVVPSWVPLALLLVALFFPLRWVLRRPWTIVAETDGDATGERPSERWVGTVRGIFAVRGEVHRIAKSIQRHDLPDFDGPLHPVE, encoded by the coding sequence ATGAACCGGCTGGTCCAGGGCTCCGACGGCCGGGACTGGGTGATTCGGGCCCAGATGGAGTGGCGGCGACCCGCCACGGCCGACGACTTCGAGCATGATGTCGCGGCCAGCTACGCCCCCGGCATCGCCATGGGCGTCGTGGCGTTGACGCTGGCGATCGTGCTGATCGCGTGGATGCCGGACGACGTCGTCGTACCCAGTTGGGTGCCGCTGGCGTTGCTGCTCGTCGCGCTGTTCTTCCCGCTGCGATGGGTGCTACGCAGGCCGTGGACGATCGTGGCCGAGACCGACGGCGACGCGACCGGGGAACGGCCTTCGGAGCGTTGGGTCGGAACGGTACGCGGCATCTTCGCCGTCCGCGGCGAGGTACACCGCATCGCCAAGTCCATCCAGCGACACGACCTGCCCGATTTCGACGGGCCACTGCACCCGGTCGAGTAG
- a CDS encoding sigma-70 family RNA polymerase sigma factor produces the protein MGQAISGSDETALLQRIRLGEDEAFGTLFETHVSAVRRLARGIASDSSEAEDITAETFFRVLQALRRGNGPRDNVRAYLLTVARRVAWEWHGARRDVPVTDEELTSRAGSGADPQNRTAEATLITRAFSSLPERWRSVLWQTEVEGEQPAVVAPHFGLSPNATAALARRARIGLRAAYLQAHLASDGGRSAEGCRPVLEKLGGFTAGSVTGSEARKVEAHLGTCSSCRQTHDELREVCSSLRSHASAVVLLVPVSGLALAAGAGLGTTGTAGSTAGAASVGGGAAVGGGIGGTMAAMGANLKIGLALASTAAAGAVGMAAGPLGNDHGEAIGLPGDGAVELRIAEPSPGADRSNPASVSIVEPAAYESSRGPHSSRKANPAVAGQGPSEYRIPPGLEIAGEARQAGGPGGGGTELPAEPGKDTGDEAAADDAETGQPRGDPGTQAVTPARSPGSSSFTVARSTTPPPSTGPQGGSGGEPGMSQSPPPASSAGRSPSGRSTEPSAESGYGEFGYGESSYARSRDGEHEADSAPPDTRDDWCRWPTWQRGDQHYDQDHNQDHADGCGG, from the coding sequence ATGGGTCAAGCGATCTCCGGATCCGACGAAACGGCCCTGCTGCAACGCATTCGCCTCGGCGAGGACGAGGCATTCGGCACGCTGTTCGAGACACACGTGTCGGCGGTGCGGCGGCTGGCTCGTGGAATCGCGTCCGACAGTTCCGAAGCCGAGGACATCACCGCCGAGACGTTCTTCCGCGTCCTGCAGGCACTGCGCAGGGGCAACGGCCCGCGGGACAACGTGCGCGCCTACCTGCTCACGGTCGCGCGCCGCGTGGCGTGGGAGTGGCACGGTGCCCGACGCGATGTTCCCGTGACGGACGAGGAACTCACCAGCCGTGCCGGTTCCGGGGCCGACCCGCAGAACCGGACGGCTGAGGCCACGCTCATCACCCGCGCGTTCTCCAGCCTGCCGGAACGCTGGCGCAGCGTGCTGTGGCAGACCGAGGTCGAAGGCGAGCAGCCAGCTGTGGTGGCGCCGCACTTCGGACTCAGCCCCAACGCCACGGCCGCGCTCGCGCGCAGGGCCAGGATCGGGCTGCGCGCGGCTTATCTACAGGCACATCTGGCTTCCGACGGTGGCCGCAGCGCGGAAGGTTGCAGGCCGGTGCTCGAAAAGCTCGGCGGCTTCACCGCGGGCAGCGTCACCGGATCGGAGGCCAGAAAGGTCGAGGCCCATCTCGGCACGTGCTCCAGTTGCAGGCAGACCCACGACGAACTGCGCGAGGTGTGCTCTTCGCTGCGCTCGCACGCGAGCGCGGTCGTGCTGCTGGTCCCGGTGTCGGGGCTGGCACTGGCCGCGGGCGCGGGCCTGGGAACCACTGGCACGGCGGGCAGCACCGCCGGCGCGGCGAGCGTCGGTGGTGGCGCCGCCGTGGGCGGTGGCATCGGCGGCACGATGGCCGCGATGGGCGCCAACCTCAAGATCGGGCTCGCGCTGGCATCCACGGCCGCGGCTGGTGCGGTCGGCATGGCGGCGGGCCCGCTCGGGAATGACCACGGGGAGGCGATCGGTCTGCCCGGTGACGGCGCGGTCGAGTTGCGCATCGCCGAACCTTCGCCCGGTGCGGACCGCTCGAACCCGGCCAGCGTCTCGATCGTGGAACCCGCTGCCTACGAGTCCTCGCGCGGGCCGCACAGTTCCAGGAAGGCGAACCCGGCCGTGGCCGGGCAAGGCCCCAGCGAGTACCGAATCCCGCCTGGCCTCGAGATCGCCGGTGAAGCCAGGCAAGCGGGGGGTCCGGGCGGTGGTGGAACCGAGTTGCCTGCCGAGCCAGGCAAGGACACGGGCGACGAGGCAGCCGCCGACGACGCGGAAACGGGACAACCGCGTGGCGACCCGGGTACGCAGGCAGTCACCCCGGCTCGCTCACCAGGTTCCTCTTCTTTCACGGTGGCCAGGTCGACCACTCCGCCGCCGTCCACCGGCCCGCAGGGCGGGTCGGGCGGCGAGCCCGGCATGAGCCAATCGCCGCCGCCCGCCTCCTCGGCGGGCCGGTCACCGTCGGGCCGCTCCACCGAGCCGTCGGCCGAATCCGGGTACGGCGAATTCGGGTACGGCGAATCCAGCTACGCCCGCTCGCGCGACGGTGAGCATGAGGCTGACAGCGCTCCGCCCGACACCCGAGACGACTGGTGCCGGTGGCCGACGTGGCAGCGAGGCGACCAGCACTACGACCAAGACCATAACCAGGACCACGCCGACGGGTGTGGCGGCTGA
- the msrA gene encoding peptide-methionine (S)-S-oxide reductase MsrA, with protein MSWFGSQFSGDRSGPVSAEEALPGRAEPLPVPQWHAVLPQRPLKPPFPENTRTAVFGLGCFWGAEEIYWQLPGVYTTAVGYAGGHTPNPTYEEVCTGRTGHTEAVLVVFDPEQVAYETLLKVFWENHDPTQGMRQGNDLGSQYRSAIYYTDDTQQEAAVKAMAAFQGALRAAGHGEITTEIAPLSEFYYAEDYHQQYLHKVPNGYRCHSLTGVSFPADG; from the coding sequence ATGTCGTGGTTCGGCTCTCAATTCAGCGGAGACAGGTCGGGTCCGGTCTCCGCCGAGGAAGCTCTGCCCGGTCGCGCCGAACCGCTCCCCGTGCCGCAGTGGCACGCGGTGCTGCCGCAGCGGCCTCTCAAGCCACCGTTCCCCGAGAACACGCGGACCGCCGTGTTCGGGCTCGGCTGCTTCTGGGGTGCGGAGGAGATCTACTGGCAACTGCCGGGGGTCTACACCACCGCCGTCGGGTACGCGGGCGGGCACACCCCGAACCCCACCTACGAAGAGGTGTGCACCGGCCGCACCGGCCACACCGAGGCGGTGCTCGTGGTGTTCGACCCGGAGCAGGTGGCCTACGAGACGCTGCTCAAGGTCTTCTGGGAAAACCACGACCCCACGCAGGGAATGCGGCAGGGCAACGACCTCGGCAGCCAGTACCGCTCGGCGATCTACTACACCGACGACACGCAGCAAGAGGCTGCCGTGAAAGCCATGGCGGCGTTCCAGGGCGCGCTGCGCGCGGCGGGACACGGCGAGATCACCACGGAGATCGCACCGCTTTCCGAGTTCTACTACGCCGAGGACTACCACCAGCAGTACCTGCACAAGGTGCCCAACGGCTACCGCTGCCACTCGCTGACCGGTGTCAGCTTTCCCGCCGACGGCTGA
- a CDS encoding sensor histidine kinase, giving the protein MDAVSRLLTTPIIPWGVAGACFVVLVAVLLRGRKPTNAVDNAVLEAVYVMSQAPLELREGLDQAAADKVTTRLLQLLKCLAVGITDGQGTLLSWDGEANDHYVDLVESIGMAIRKHRREVVSHDKLPCNHRGTCRMRTAVMVPLIVEDDVEAVLIVVGRTSKKVVHMADAVAKFVGTQLEAARLEETKNQLHQAEIKALRAQISPHFVYNALNTISSLIRTDPEEARELLQDFADFTRYCFRTEGTFTTLSDELRNIDRYLTIESARYGGRLNVRLKVAPEVQSVVVPFLLIQPLVENAVKHGISKKPGGGTVTVTAQDHGTDAEISVEDDGVGMDPALLDGMRDSRSSAHIGLTGINRRMSQVYANKYSLMVETAPGAGMKVTMRVPKFVRGVRPDMLSFATDMPVQKGQSGQSGQSGQSLPSGARRAIGGTRSGLVASE; this is encoded by the coding sequence ATTGACGCCGTGTCCAGGCTGCTGACCACGCCGATCATCCCCTGGGGAGTAGCGGGGGCGTGCTTCGTCGTGCTCGTGGCCGTCCTGCTCCGCGGCCGCAAACCGACCAACGCGGTGGACAACGCCGTGCTCGAAGCGGTTTACGTGATGTCGCAGGCGCCGCTGGAGCTGCGGGAAGGGCTCGACCAGGCGGCTGCCGACAAGGTCACCACGCGCCTGCTGCAACTGCTGAAGTGCCTCGCCGTCGGCATCACCGACGGGCAGGGGACGTTGTTGTCGTGGGACGGTGAGGCCAACGACCACTACGTCGACCTGGTCGAATCCATCGGCATGGCCATCAGGAAGCATCGCCGCGAGGTGGTCTCCCACGACAAATTGCCGTGCAACCACCGGGGTACCTGCCGGATGCGGACCGCGGTGATGGTGCCGCTGATCGTCGAGGACGACGTCGAAGCGGTACTGATCGTGGTCGGCCGCACCAGCAAGAAGGTGGTGCACATGGCCGACGCCGTGGCCAAGTTCGTCGGAACCCAACTCGAGGCCGCCCGGCTCGAGGAAACCAAGAACCAACTGCACCAGGCCGAGATCAAGGCGCTGCGGGCGCAGATCTCACCGCACTTCGTCTACAACGCGCTCAACACCATCTCGTCGCTGATCCGCACCGATCCCGAAGAAGCCCGCGAACTGCTGCAGGACTTCGCCGACTTCACCCGCTACTGCTTCCGCACCGAAGGCACCTTCACCACGCTCTCCGACGAGCTGCGCAACATCGACAGGTACCTGACCATCGAGAGCGCCCGCTACGGCGGCAGGCTCAACGTGCGACTCAAGGTGGCGCCGGAGGTGCAGTCGGTGGTGGTGCCGTTCCTGCTCATCCAGCCGCTGGTGGAGAACGCGGTCAAGCACGGCATCTCCAAGAAGCCCGGCGGCGGCACGGTGACGGTCACCGCGCAGGACCACGGCACCGACGCCGAGATCAGCGTCGAGGACGACGGAGTCGGCATGGACCCCGCGCTGTTGGACGGGATGCGGGACTCCCGCAGCAGCGCGCACATCGGGCTGACAGGCATCAACCGCCGGATGAGCCAGGTGTATGCCAACAAGTACTCGCTGATGGTGGAGACCGCGCCGGGCGCTGGCATGAAGGTGACGATGCGCGTGCCGAAGTTCGTCAGGGGCGTGCGGCCCGACATGCTCAGCTTCGCCACCGACATGCCCGTACAGAAGGGCCAGTCCGGCCAGTCCGGCCAGTCCGGCCAATCGTTGCCCTCCGGTGCCCGCCGCGCGATCGGCGGTACGCGATCCGGCCTGGTCGCCAGCGAGTGA